The Primulina huaijiensis isolate GDHJ02 unplaced genomic scaffold, ASM1229523v2 scaffold29085, whole genome shotgun sequence genomic interval ggtcttctgtctcgagttgactgcctcacattggaaacttcagactcaacttgttcttgttcttcgtgctctggtactgcttcacaagaaacttgaccttcgtccgtcttattttccacctgaaaagtagtagtttctgaattctgtgtGCCTTTGtttccctttactttatcttcctcgaagataacatctctgctgatgacaagcttgtgaacagtaggatcccacaagcgaaacccctttactccatcagcataacccaagaagatacattttctggatttcgaatccaacttcgatctttcttgctcattgtacagaacgtacacaggacttccaaatgtatgcaaatgagaataatctgtcggcttcccagtccacatctccatcggagtcttcagatcaatcgccactgaaggagaacgattgataatataacaagcggttttgactgcttctgcccaaaatgacttttctagacccgcagtcctcaacatagctcttgttctgtccaacaaggtcctgttcatccgctccgccactccattctgttgaggtgtgtaagccgttgtgaactgtcttttgatgccttcatgttgacaatatgcatcaaactcgtcactggtatattctcctccattgtcagtcctcagacacttgattttcttttctgaatcaagttcaacccgcgctttgaaatctttgaagatctggaaagcatctgatttcttcttgattggatacacccaacatctcctagagaaatcatcaatgaacgagacaaagtatctcgctcctcctagggatacaaccggtgcttgccaaacatccgaatgaatcagctccaatatgcttttgctcctggcagtagaagtgccaaactttaatctgtgttgtttactggtaacacaatgctcacaaaagggtagtgacacttttgtaagtcccggcagcagcttccgttctgagagaattttcaacccccgttctgacatatgcccgagctttctatgccataacactgttaattcttctcctgaaccatttgatgcaacagctagttctgcctctttgtgtgtttctcccaaaagtacatacagatttgcagcaaccttttccgccttcataaccacaagcgcgcctttcacaattttcatgatcccgttctcgatccgagttttgcacccgatgtcatccaattgccccaaggacaaaagattcttcgtcagtcctttcacatgtcgtacctcctgtatggtgcgaatggtgccatcaaacattttaattttgatagtaccgaccccagcgatttccaaggcatgatcatttcccatgaatacagatcctcctgagactggttcataatgatcaaaccattctctccgagacgtcatgtgccacgtcgctcctgaatccataatccatgtgtcacaaaatttgtgtctgccttctgcaacagttgctgcttcgctgaataatatttcaccactgcctgaagtactggccacatttccttgagaacttttgtcaatactcgtacactctttcttgaagtgccctttaccgccacatttaaagcagtaaatatttttcttcttacttctcgactttgatctacctcgtctttggctcccactggagtcacggtccataaatcttcctcttatcatcggtaaagcctctgcctgcttcgatgttaccaacctatcttccttattcttgcgccggctttcttctccgagaaccgcagttaagacatcatcgaatcttagaaagcccataagaatattgttggttatgttgatgataagttgatcatatgaatctggtagactttgaagtagaagctccgcacgttcattttcccctattttatgccccatggaagtgagttgggcaaatagagtattcagtgtgttgatatggtcggtcatcgatgaagattccgccatccgaagagtataaagtcttctctttaggaaaatcatattgtgtagggacttgacctcgtacatctttgtcagagtatcccagataactttggctgtttttatctcagagatacttgacagtacttcgtctgctatagccaagtgcaGATTGGCAacagcattatcattcatctcattccactttccatcatccgtaatctccaccggtctatctccaatagccgccaagcaattctcctttcttaaaactgcttgtatctttattttccacagcataaaattgcttccgttgaactttgctatctcgtacctgcccgccattatgtctagaacaattttagtagactgaacaaaataatcccgccttaaataaaaaatctcaaaaaatcttttctgatgtggaagatcagtctaggctgcaaccacagagcatactcagaattttaagaaattttaaaccaaggctctgataccacttgttggtctcacgtgcggtaatttgagataataaaagccgaaaataaagaataaactggacaccgagatttacgtggaaaacccctaaaaattattagggtaaaaaccacgggcaagatgaaaagaatttccactataatattttgtggtatTCAACTTACTCACTGTGTTTctaaagagaacacacactctcttaatacaggagaacaaaacacttcacatatattatataaataagcactcaaatgctattaaATGAGAAAAAACTCGAAGaatggatgatttcagaatgaaagggggagctctatttatagagcttcCTAtcagtgtgaatacgcgttttttgaatacgcgttaaaaacgcgtattcTTATTTTCAATCAAACGCAACACGTACAATTGCCGATATGCATTAATTGCACACCAATTGCCGACACTATATGTGATAATCAATTATGGTAAGTTatgattgaatttattatatattacttgTACTCTAGGTGATAAATCAATTGGAAGAAATGTTGAGAATGTAACTAAAGTTTTATATTAGAAATACAAAAGAAGATTAtatgttaataaaataaaaggatATCTCCACTAGTACGAGGCATTCTGGGTAAAAGTCAAAAGCAAATCTATGAGAGCTTAAAATTAAAATCGACAATATCATATCATTGTGAAGATGTGTGATTTTTATGACACAATATTATGGTACAATTTTCTAAATTTAcaataacttttgataaattaataagaatttttttttttttgaaaactcgTCTAACTCTATACTCTtgtaaatatcataaatttataattttctaaatttaccccaaaaaaaaaaaaaaactagaacaaTTTGGTAAAATATGGttgatttattgttgtttattttttatttttatgttttaaaaatagaTCTATCCGGATTTCATTTATAATGTTTCTCAGTACATCTAATCTTCAGAGTTGAGTTCTCGAACTTCAACATAAAATTGTGGAGAGGTGTTATCGCTGTGAGTATTTCTGTTTCTTTTCGCCTATATCGTTGTGAGTACACAAGAATTCATTTGAGACAGTCAAATGGGTAGGTTGGATTGGAAATTTTGTGACCAATCCCGCCAAATGGTGGTTTGCGGATCAACCcgtcaaatataaataaaaattggtGTGTTTCTCGTCCTGCAAAATAGGCAGGTTGGTTGCCAATTTCCCAATTTGCCCAAAACCAGTCCCGTCCCGTCTTGTCAAATGATGGGTTGTGACGGGATGCAGGCCGGCCTGCCCCGGTGATCCGTTTTGGCAACTTTAGGTTTGGATTCAGTCGATCTCTCTCATGAAAATAGACTCGTATGATCATTGTACAAGAGATCAACTTCTCATATTATACAGTGATGTTAATTTGATTTGGtaaattcaattattattatttaattattaatacatATATTAATGAAACACAATagttttttatgtaattaaatttatgtttgttgaatttaaaaaaaattaaataaaaaaatattgatttatcaattgataaatatatttttaaatcaataaaatttcatgatatcgatattatttatcataagagtttttattattcttgagaaaataattaatatatttgagaGATCATCTCTTTTCATTGACTTGTTATTTGATACATCAGCTCTGTTCTTGACTATGTGGCCTCACATCACCTTCTTTCCCATCCacgaaaaaggaaaaagagagagaggtggaatttCCTTTTGAAATGACTTATCTAGATTAGTGTCATTCATTATTAATCAAAAGCAATCTTCCTAGATATAAGGAAAATCGATGAACCCCATTTGACAACATTTTCCTGTCTGCATTTTCagctcagcaaaccttaatttcttcatcagCTGCCACTGTTCTTCTTACTATCATAACgacttttcttcttcttttctctcTAAACATTGAGAACTGTGCTTCTTAAATCTTTATCTGCAAAACAACCTATACTTACATCTTCTGCTTTTCTCTGCCCCCCCCTCTATACTTCATTTACCACGTTGGCTTTTGCTATAAACACCACCAAGAAGCAGCGTTTCAGCTAGTGTTTTTTTACGTGCAATTTCATTCTCCACCTCCCGTTTTTTCCTCTGTTGAAATCACGCCATTAAAATCCCCATAGCCTTTACTCGGTAGTCTTAGATTTGTGTTCAAATTGGATCGTTTTGATCTTAAGAAAGACAGTTGTTTTGATGAGCCAAGTTTTATAAGTTTCTTGGATGTTCTGTTTTCTCTGTGATTTTTTACTAAGTTTAAGTTGTTTTTATCTGGGATTTTGGGAATCATGAAAAAGCTCAAGTCTTTatgcaatttttcaaattttattgtttGCATACTTTGTCTGATTGCATGGTGTAATGGAGAAGATGAGAGTGTGTCAGCTCCAATGAAGAGTACAGAACAAGAAGCCCTGTATTCTGTAATTCAAGGTTTTGTTGGCAAATGGTGGAATGGTTCAGACCTTTATCCAGATCCATGTGGATGGACTCCTATCCAGGTACATGACATAACAACCGACTACtttttttctttcataatttgaaaatgtTTCTGTTTTCATACAATTTTCGGCCTTCAAGATTCTATATTTTCTCATTCCCTCCAATGATTTTGTCTTTTCTGCATATTGTAATATCCACTCGACAGTTTCCCAGATTCTTGTGATTTCCATTGGCTATTTCAAGCTTTATTCTTACATCATGTCAAGACTTgttcaaaacaaataaataaataagcaaaCGCCGCAAGAATTTTATTCTTCATTCTCATATTTTTTCACGCTTCTTGACCTTGCATGCttttttttcagaattttacttttttatgcattttctGTTTGAAAAGCATTGTGAAgtgcaattaaaattttaacatatttgTAGTGATTTAATTCCTTCTTGTTGGTGTAACACAGGGTGTTTCTTGTGATCTATTCGATGGATTTTGGTATGTGACTGATTTAAGCATAGGACCTATTCATGACAACTCCCTCATTTGTGACCAAAATGTGCTACAATTCAGCTCATATTTGTTTGCGCTAAGGCACATGAAATCTCTTTCGTTCTTCGGTTGCTTCGTGTCTCCGCTCCATCGGGAGATTGCAATCCCTGCTAAGAATTGGGAAGCTTTTGCAGAGAGCCTAGTGTCACTGGAATTCAGATCGAATCCCGGGCTCACGGGGCGAATTCCGGTTGCTTTTACCGAGCTTAGAAATCTCGAGTCGTTAGTCCTAACGGAAAATGGACTCTCCAGCGAGATTCCGGCTGGTATTGGAAACTTGATCTATTTAAAAAGGTTAAATCTTGCTGGTAACAGACTAAAAGGGAAGATCCCAGATAATTTTGAAGGGCTAAACCGTCTCTTGATTCTTGATTTTAGTAGAAACTCACTTAATGGTCCATTGCCGTTGAGTTTTGGAGGGTTGACCTCACTCTTGAAGCTTGACATGAGCAACAATCAATTGGGAGGAGAAATTCCACAAGAGATGGCAAATCTCAAGAATTTGAAGCTTTTAGACCTTAGCAACAACAAATTATCCGGAGAGTTGACCAAATCACTCCAAGAGTTGACTTCTTTGGAGGAATTAGTTCTCTCAAACAATCCCATCGCTGGTAGCCTCGCTAATCTTGAGTGGCGTAATCTGGTGGGATTGGGCGCATTAGACCTATCCAATATGATCCTGACGGGTGGCATCCCGGAAACTCTCGTCAACCTAAAAGGGCTAAGATTTCTTGGACTCAACGATAACAATCTCACAGGAGATATCTCcccaaatcttgaaaatttgccAAACGTGACTTCAATTTACATACATGGAAATAACTTGACAGGGGAACTTAGGTTCTCTAAATGGTTCTATGAGAAGATGGGGAGGAGATTTAGTGCATGGGGGAATCCAAATTTGTGTTATCCCATCGGATTGGTGCCTCCAAATTATGTCCCCTTTGGAGTAAAATTGTGTCAGCAAGAAGTTACCAAGCTGGAGACACCTCCGGATATGAATATCCCATCCAAGATTGTTGATGGGATTTGGAAGCCTGAGTCTAATCCCATGGTTTCTTTGGGGCTGATATCAAGGCATGTGAGTAGATTTGGTTTTGTGATTGAAGTGTTGGTGGTTTTAATTGGTAATCTTGCGGCTCTTTAAGGGACCACCTCATAAGAGTTAGTCACACTTTAGATTAATCCCATcatttattcttttttccttcaatCTCACAAAATTTGGTAGTGTATGATATAATCGTACATGTAAAATCAACCTTTGAAAGAGTTTCCGCTCACTAGTTGAAGCTGTACTTGCCGCATTAATGTATATTTAACTTCcaatgtttaaatatttgaaaattgtattcCATATCTTAATATCctcattaaataaatactacATACCTCTCTGTCTTGAAGTTTGGTGGTTCTTTGTTGCATTTCTTTGTTCCTAGTGGAGGGAGGTAGCCATGATATTGAATGCACTGAAAACGAAAGAGAAATGGCAATAAAACTCAGCAGCAGTCTGTGGTGTCGGTACAAGTGGGAAAGGGGGGACCAAATCAAAGTAAGCAGCTGAAATAAAAACGGGAGGTTTGGCCGCAGGAAAATTTGAAGAGAAATTTcatacgcgtttttaacgcgtattcacacggtcaggaggctctataaatagagctcccccttcatTTTGTAATTATccattcttcgagttttctctaatcttataacattctataatatttgtgaggtgtttgttctcctgtattaagagagtgtgtgttctctttggaaacacagtgagtgagttgtacaccacaaaatattatagtggaaattcttttcatcttgcccgtggtttttaccctaataatttttaggggttttccacgtaaatctaggtgtccagtttattctttattttcgggttttattatctcaaattccgcacgtaGGACCAACATGTGGTTGAGAAAATTCAATCTTCACGAGCCATCTTGTGGATCCATGGGTCCAGTCGATTTTCAAGTACAGATATTCACTCGCAACTACATCCGACCACGGTCCTGAATGAAACACACACAAGCATTCATANTATccattcttcgagttttctctaatcttataacattctataatatttgtgaggtgtttgttctcctgtattaagaaagtgtgtgttctctttgaaacacagtgagtgagttgtacaccacaaaatattatagtggaaattcttttcatcttgcccgtggtttttaccctaataatttttaggggttttccacgtaaatctcggtgtccagtttattctttattttcgggttttattatctcaaattccgcacgtgggaccaacaagtggtatcagagccttggtttaaaatttcttaaaattctgagtatgctctgtggttgcagcctagactgatcttccacatcagaaaagattttttgagattttttatttaaggcgggattattttgtccagtctactaaaattgttgtagacataatggcgggaaggtacgagatagcaaagttcaacggaagcaattttatgctgtggaaaataaagatacaagcagttttaagaaaggagaattgcttggcggctattggagatagaccggtggagattacggatgatggaaagtggaatgagatgaatgacaatgctgttgccaatctacacttggctatagcagacgaagtactgtcaagtatctctgagataaaaacagccaaagttatctgggatactctgacaaagatgtacgaggtcaagtccctacacaatatgattttcctaaagagaagactttatactcttcggatggcggaatcttcatcgatgaccgaccatatcaacacactgaatactctatttgcccaactcacttccatggggcataaaataggggaaaatgaacgtgcggagcttctacttcaaagtctaccagattcatatgatcaacttatcatcaacataaccaacaatattcttatgggctttctaagattcgatgatgtcttaactgcggttctcggagaagaaagacggcgcaagaataaggaaaaTAGGTTGGTAatatcgaagcaggcagaggctttaccgatgataagaggaagatttatggaccgtgactccagtgggagccaaagacgaggtagatcaaagtcgagaaataagaagaaaaatatttactgctttaaatgtggcggtaaagggcacttcaagaaagagtgtacgagtattgaaaaaagttctcaaggaaatgtggccagtacttcaggcagtggtgaaatattattcagcgaagcagcNTATCAGTGAGACGtgcaaccctaccgatattcagaataaaaagtaatacccttaacaaaaaaaataatattttttcatggatgacccacataagagatccgtctcacaaaatacgacccgtgagaccgtctcacgcaagtttttgtcaaaatatAATTCTCTCATGtttaaattaatgatttttaactCATGATTTACTTTTCTAGAAAAACTATCGACACATGACAATTGAGTCGTTGTACAATTAAAAACATTTGATTTGCACAGATACCATGAACTTATAATTTTTTGGTAAAACCACCTacgtttgatattataattaatacgAAAACCACtaaatttatatgattaaaattagGAATGTGAAATTTCAACAACATGGTGTAGGGTCATGTATTAATTGCACGAATGAAGGAAGAATGGCCGGACTCTAAACCCCGCCGCTTAATTAACTGTTTTGTTGTCTCTCAAAAACAGTACcttattggataaaaataatttattttaaatatattattaataaaaataaattaatttaaatgatgTGATTGGATTCGTATTTTATGTGTACTTTACTATGTACTCACCACTctctaaagaaaaaaaatatatttacttagCATAATAGCCACGTTCTATTTCTATATCCTTAAGCTTGTTGAAATTGAAGgccattttttttctctttgcagatcatttacatatatatcGGCAATAAAATGGACATATGAACAAAATATTAGAGTTACATATaagggtgtcaaaatcagacacgacccaccaacccgatacgattcaacccgaaaaaaaatcaggtttgagtttgtggttttcgggttcgggtcagatcagGTTAGACCCGATAGCTGGACCGAAAAAattgatcgggttgggttgggttgacccgaaaattttaaatttttttttacaaaaaatataattaataaatattgcttacatttttatatattgtatgtctgaaaaaatggACACATGAACAAAATATCTATTTCTATATCCTTAGCTTGTTGAAATTGAAGGCCATTTTTTTTTGCTCTATGCAGATCATTTACATAAATATCGGCAATAAAATGGACACATGAACAAAATATTAGAGTTGCAGAGACAAtgacgtaaaaaaaaaaaagatgtgtGGATATACAAAAATAGATATACTAAGAAATGAGTATATTAGAGAAAAATTTGAGGTTGTGTCTATCGAAGAAAATTTGAGAGAGACGCGTGTGACTTTTGAAGGCAATTgtctataaaaataaaaataaaaaaataaaaaaaaaggcaaTTGTCAAGAATATTTTGTTAAGATTTGACTTTTgaagttgaataattttttattatcaaaaaataaaatgagcCACCGACTCTTCCACGCCTGCAGCTTATGAAACGAATGTCTGTAGAGGTGAGCATCATTTTCTGaatcaattaaaattttcaatcacttttttctttaaacaaaacttaaaaaaaacaacGAAATAAATTATACATAAGTCGAAATATAAAGAAATCATTACTTATTTTTTGTGCCCTCAGATATTACTATTTACCTTTTTATTTGAGTTTAATTAACCTGATCTCATCGatgtaattttgaaaataaatttgcaaaatattatttaatatttataattttgaactgggatatcataaaataatacaaggagcataaataaattgaaactaAGACTATGTAGCCAAATTCCACATGTCAATCACTGTcggattaattaattttaagggaCCCCCCAATATTTATAGTTTATTATTtagactttgattttttttttttaataattaattcttCTGTCTTTGCACGCAAAGAAGGAGCAAAGCATTAAACATGGACCAAaattaaagggaattttggacTTCGGGTTATGTATTTGGAGACAGTCTTTCCTAACAATTCATACAaaccatttaaatttaaattcaataaaactacCAATACTATCTCcatcacaaatatataatctttcttttcttttcacatagattaagaaattaattgaaaatataatcATACAAACAATTTTACCCTTATTTAATAGTGCAATTGTAAAATTAAATAGATACCATTTGAGGTTTAGAatcaaattgaatctgatactggcgttgttttaccaaattttattttagtggcTTTCGTATGCTTCTTGACagcggttttagtgaaaaccgttgtcgtaagtACATATTTTAAGcaaatgacaacggtttttataaaaccgttgtcttttataaaccgttgtctattaacGTGTTTTTTTGAACAATTGACAGCGGTTTTCTTAAACCGTTGTTGAATAGTGTGATTTATAAcgtatttagcgacgattttgctgaaaccgtcgctaatttaagaatagcgacggttttgtttaaaatcGTCGCTACATTTGGCGACGGTATAACATCCGTCACTATATTTATCGACACTTTTACTTAAATCTGTACcatgttttaaattagcgacaatttttttaaatcgtagctaattttagcgacagttttagcaaaacagtcgctaaatatagcgacggttaaaaaaaaactgtcgcaaattttaaaaatgcgaCGGTTCTTGGTTAAACCGTCGTTAATACCAACGGTTTAACCAAACACCGTcgcaaattttctataaatacctgcACATTCAGTCCATTTTAAcacacaccacttcacaacacttaaaatatttcttctttcatgattttagtttcgatttagggtaaattttttcgctttattttttgctaaattttaattaagatcTCATAAATTGTTAGTCTAttcaaattataagtttttttagatttattaaattattaaaaagatttttttttattttactaaaaatattagCGACAGAAATCATTaactaaccgtcgctaaatttagcgacgaaaCTCATTCACTAAATgttgctaattttagcgacggtatatgaaactgtcgctaattagcgacagtgcGACATTTTTGCATAATCTGtcactaattagcgacggatttgtgTAGTGCGACATTTTTGCATAATCTGtcactaattagcgacggttttacacaaatccgtcgctaattttatttgcgacgaTTTGTCAAAAACCTTCGCAAATTGTGGCTACAACAACGCataaaatccgttgtctttgagcgcaccctttaaccacaggggctttaa includes:
- the LOC140967856 gene encoding uncharacterized protein — protein: MKKLKSLCNFSNFIVCILCLIAWCNGEDESVSAPMKSTEQEALYSVIQGFVGKWWNGSDLYPDPCGWTPIQGVSCDLFDGFWYVTDLSIGPIHDNSLICDQNVLQFSSYLFALRHMKSLSFFGCFVSPLHREIAIPAKNWEAFAESLVSLEFRSNPGLTGRIPVAFTELRNLESLVLTENGLSSEIPAGIGNLIYLKRLNLAGNRLKGKIPDNFEGLNRLLILDFSRNSLNGPLPLSFGGLTSLLKLDMSNNQLGGEIPQEMANLKNLKLLDLSNNKLSGELTKSLQELTSLEELVLSNNPIAGSLANLEWRNLVGLGALDLSNMILTGGIPETLVNLKGLRFLGLNDNNLTGDISPNLENLPNVTSIYIHGNNLTGELRFSKWFYEKMGRRFSAWGNPNLCYPIGLVPPNYVPFGVKLCQQEVTKLETPPDMNIPSKIVDGIWKPESNPMVSLGLISRHVSRFGFVIEVLVVLIGNLAAL